TAAACTATTTGATGATGAGCTGGTACTTGTTGGCACCGAGCGATGGGAAAAATATATCGATATAACCACAGAATCTACGTTTCATGAAAGTCTTAAACACTTACGGTGGCTTAGTTATGGAAATGAGATACCTTTTATTCAAAGGTATTTTGAGCTTGCGCTAAATATAGCTCCTAATTTCATTGAACCCTCTCTTACATTTACGGATCTCAATGGATTAGTTCAGTCGGTAATCAATGGTTATGGAGTCGCGTGTCTGCCTAAATCTTATTTATTACCTCATTTGGAAAATAAATTAATCGTGCAGCTTTATTTTCCAAAGCCCCCTCCTCGATATGCGTTATATTTGGTTTATAGAGCTAAAAGTTTATTACATAAGCGCATGAAATTTTTTAAGGATCTTGCTGCTAAATCAGCTCTTGATTAACTCAGTTTATTCACTTCGTGATCTTTTTTTTCTACTTTCATCTGGCACTTTGTAAATTTAACTCGCCTTAAGCGATTTTGTTCTAAGCAATACCCAATTATTATGACTTTAATCCTGAACAGTGGGTTAGGACCAAAATACCAAGCTATCCGCTGCTATTTCGCTAATTCAGGATAGAGCAATGAATCCTGATAGTTCGTTTCATTCCATATTTCATCTTCAGATAAGGATGTTTCTATAAACTCAATTACCGCACCGTGTTCCTCAATCATCGCAACTCTAAAATTTTTTAAAGGAAAATAAGGCTCAAGAAGAACATGTTTTCCTTTGATCGCTTCATCAATACTCTCCACTTTATAGGCGATATGCGGTTGCGTTTGAATTAACGGATGTAGCGGGCAATTAGGACCAAATCGATGATATTGAATTCGGCCAGGTAATTCCCCACCGGAGGTATACATATCCATAAAGGAGCTATAACGCTCGCCCGGACGGGGTTCTGTTATCGGAATTCCAACATGATGATATTGATACTTCATAATCAACCACTCAATGCTTAAACTCAGTTATTGTACCGAATTATTGTTCTGATGTTAAGGACCAACACGGGTACACGTTTTTTCGAGAAATAAAATAAGAATAGGAATTATTTTATATCAAAAATTTACTTAAGACCGTTTCTGGATTTTGATTAAAGGATTTACCAGAAATGCTGACCGCCCTGCAATTTTGGTAATAATATGTTAATATTAACCAAAATATGATCATTATTCATAGGGTTCATCTTTTTTATGTTATCTAAACTATTTAACACCCACTATAAAAAAGAGCCTATTTCTATGAGGGGCTCAATTAAAAAAATCACGTCGTCTCCCATTGTAGTCCCGCCTGAGAAGATACTGGAATTATTGCAAGCCCCAGAATGTGCACAAGATAAAATCGGCGGGAAAACTTATAAAATTCTTCGCTTTTTAATAAGAACCAACGGGGAGCTTGTTTTTGCCCACGAGGGATATCCTGGTGGTCCTATCCCAGCCCATTGGCAGATGACTGGAGAAAGCTTGGCCTCAAAAGCATATTGTCTCACAGCAGGCAATGTTTTTTTTGATAAAAAAAATAATTTATTAGCACGCATCAACAATAAAAGTGGTGATTTTAGACCTCCCTTTGACTCACTACAATTGGTTTTCCCTAGGTTAATTCAGGCTCAAATTCCACTGGGTAATACACTGAAGATTCAAAAATTTGACAGCTCAGGCTGTCCAGAAGAAATTTTTCACGTGAGCAAAAAAGAAATACTGACCCATTTTAGTGCTGCTGAGCATATCCCAACCCCAGTTGTACGCAATAAACATCTCGATGAAGATCTAAAAAGATTAGAACAATTCTGCAAAGAAAAATTAGCACTGAATAAAAAGAATCAGTTTGGTATTGAGTACAGTAAGTCTATTAAACGTTTCTATAACAAGGCGGTCGACATTCGTAAATCCAATTTGCCGATTAAAGAGATATCGCAACAGTTGAAAAACCTGGCACATCAGGAATTTCATCATCGGCACAGCACGAGACGCTTTATTGCAGATATCATACTGATCATAAGTTGTTTCGGTGGTATAGGGCTACTCGTAGGGTTTGGTCGCATGCGATGGGGAACTTCATTTTTGTTTTGTGATGCAAAAACAGCCCGCGAAAAGGAGCTTATCCATCATTGGATGAATAACAAGGCTGAATCCAAATCAACAAAAAGCGCAAGTATTTAATAGTTACTCGCTTGGAGAATGGTGTTTTTAGAGCCACCTGAATATTATACCTATCCTCATCCTTGTTTCTCCTCAGAAGAGAAAGAGTAAAATGACCCGCCGCAGAACAACTCAATCAACTTGGGTGCTAAAAATATTTTTTACTCCTTGAATCTTTTTTTCCAAAGAACTCGAAATGGTTTGATGTTCTGAATGTAACGCAATTTGCCGTAAATCAAGTCGAGAAATAATTTTCATCATGGTCGTATTATTGATTTTTCTTGCTTTCCTCAACGTACGCAACTCCTGATGGGCGCCCTCTAAAGCCGCATAGCGTAATTGTCGTTCGAATGTTAGGGCTAATATACTTTCCAATTTTTCATTTTCAGTTCCATGGTTTGATACAATAAATTGATTGAACGAATCCATTAACTTGTTTGCAACCTCAATGCACAAAGCCCTCTCACGTTCATTGGCCTCTTCACATAAGCGCTCCATTTTTATCTTGATTGCTTCAACGGCTGCTTTAGATAAGGCAAGCACCGCTTCATTTTCTTCATCTTGGGTATGTTTATGGAGCAAGTTTTTCAACCCTGGAGTAATCAAAGGCAACAGCAAACTACTAATAATCAAAGAACACAGCACCACACCAATCACAAGAATAATTAAAAGCTTACGCTCAGGAAAGGGTCCTCCATCGACCATATGCGGTAACGATAAAATCGCAGCCAAAGCAATTGCTCCACGGACGCCACCGAGTGAAAAAGTACTGATTATTTTTAAATTAGGAAAACGCCAGGAACTCTTATTACGTCTGGATATTAATCCTTCAAAAGGTAATGTTAAATAAATCCATAGCGTACGCAGAAGAATTAAGGTCACGGTAATGAGAACAACAATCATTGCGTATTCGGACAAACTATATCCAGTTGCTTTGAGGAACTTGATTGAATGGGGCAAATATAAACCCAAAAGGATAAAGATAATTCCATTTAAAGTAATATCAAGAACCTCCCAAACAAAATGACCTTCCAGACGCATTTTGGCCATGGTTCTATCTAAAAATCCAGCCCGATCTACTGTAAAACCTGCGGCAACAGTAGCCAATATCCCTGAAAAACCTAATTTTTCAGCAACAAGATATACGGTAAAAGGCAACAACAGCAATAATAAATTTTCAGTAGTGGTTTCATGAACGTTATGTTTGGTTAACTTGCCCAATAGCGAAATAAAAATATAAGTAAGAATTACCCCAACCCCAATCCCGCCAAGACTAATGAATAAGAGGCTCCAGATTGCTCCCGTCAGCGAAAACACTCCCGTTAACATCGCAGCAACCGCCAATTTAAACGAAACTAAGCCCGAAGCATCATTTAACAATGCCTCGCCTTGTAAGATATGCATGATGCGATCGGGTATGCGCGCTCCAGCGGTCATTGACCTAAGCGATACCGCATCGGTCGGTGATAGTGCTGCCGCTAATGCAAATGCAGCAGGCAAAGGAATGAGCGGAATTAACCAATGGACCAAATAACCAATGCCCGCCACTGTAAAAAATACCAAACCAATCGATAACATAATGATAGGCCGGGTGTAGAGCAGAAACTCACGTTTTGGAAAATGCCAGCTGTCATTGAATAATAAAGGAGGAACAAACAACAACATAAAAAGTTCTGGATTAAATCCCACATCAAAGAAAGCGGGAAATAAATCGGCCAGAAGTGTCCCTATGGCAATTTGTATTAATGGTGTTGGCAGGAAGGAAACAAAGCGTGTAATTACACCAGAAATCACCATTAAAAAAAGAAGAATCAAACAAATGACCACGCCTTCCATTGTTTTTATTACTCCTAAGATTCATTGAGATTGATCAATTAATGCCTATTTCCCTGCTTGACCTTACCTTAAAACCCAAATCAAATTTATGCATCAGCATTAATCCTCATTGAGTACTCACTTCTGTTGATTGTAATTCACTTCCATGGACGCGAATAGAGCTAATTAAGTGCTGAAAAACGTTTTTCATGCTCATTAAGCTTCTTGTAAGAAATTTTAATTATAATAAATATACAAAGAGAGTGTTTTTTTATCTAAATGTATGCCTGATAATTATGGTTTAAGTGAAATTAGCACTATTGAGGATGCCACTGCTGCGTGGCAATCTTTCTTTGGCCGTTTTTTCTCGCCGGAAATTCCACCAGGTGTTGATGTCACTTTTGATCCAAAATTACGTGTGTTTGCTCCTAGAGAAAATAAAAATGCCAAATACAAACATCCTGGGTTCATAGACCCCAAAACAAAACAGTATCCTGTAGATCCACAAAGAACCCTGCATTCTGATGATTTTGATGACTTTTTAAATGGCAATAAAATTACTATTCCGGCACAAATCACTCTTAATGCAAAAGGTTTGGAACAGGTTGCACAAGCACTTGCGCGCGGGGATTTTGAAGATGAAGCCTTAAAAAAAGAAGATCATACTTTTTACGCCTTGTGGCTCTTTAAACAAAACAAAATCACCCGTCAACAAATGTCCACGATACTCGCTCGAGAGCAATTTACAGACCCTCTAAAAACGTTTCCTATCCTCGATGAGGCGGGTGAATTTACCAAAGAGGCACAGGAATTGTGGCTTCCAACGATGAGGAAAAAAGCCTATGGAGAGAATCTCACTGATTGGCACTTAGAGCGATTACGCTTATTGATTAAAGCATTACCCAAATCAGAACAAATTTTTTATCTTTCAGAATATAATCCATATATCATTGCACCAATATTCTACGTGTCTACATTGGGCAACGCTTTGCAGAGACTTGGTGCTTGGTACAGTATTCCCTACAATCAACAGCATTATGATCTACACATGTCTTTTGGTGTGATCGAAGCACTGCAAATTGCACAGCATGGAATAAACCATGCTGCCGCGAGTCGGGCAAAAATAGGAACGATAGGAATTGATGCAGTCAAAGAAGGAGTTGAATCCTACTATAGACCTACAGCGATTAGTATGCGCAATAGCGGAGTGGAGGCAACGACAAAAGGGATTCATGAATATCGTGAGACGCCAATGCCTACAGTCACCGCACACGATTCGTATCATGCCAAACTCCATAGTTCAATCAACCCTGAATTTCATATGATGCTCAATCATATGCATCAGATCATTTTCAAACACACCAAACAAAAATGGTCAAAAACAACGTGGGAGCTGGTGGATCGTGAATTCCATGCCTTTAGAACCCGCAAAGTAATCTTGGACTCCCCAAAAGATGGCGCAAAATTTTTTCAAGAATTACTTCACCGCGATAATAGTGATAAAGCACGTTTATTCAGGAACTACAATCCTCCAAGACTAAGTGATGATGGATTTGCCATCGTTTGGAATATGGTCACTCAA
This sequence is a window from Legionella cherrii. Protein-coding genes within it:
- a CDS encoding Na+/H+ antiporter produces the protein MEGVVICLILLFLMVISGVITRFVSFLPTPLIQIAIGTLLADLFPAFFDVGFNPELFMLLFVPPLLFNDSWHFPKREFLLYTRPIIMLSIGLVFFTVAGIGYLVHWLIPLIPLPAAFALAAALSPTDAVSLRSMTAGARIPDRIMHILQGEALLNDASGLVSFKLAVAAMLTGVFSLTGAIWSLLFISLGGIGVGVILTYIFISLLGKLTKHNVHETTTENLLLLLLPFTVYLVAEKLGFSGILATVAAGFTVDRAGFLDRTMAKMRLEGHFVWEVLDITLNGIIFILLGLYLPHSIKFLKATGYSLSEYAMIVVLITVTLILLRTLWIYLTLPFEGLISRRNKSSWRFPNLKIISTFSLGGVRGAIALAAILSLPHMVDGGPFPERKLLIILVIGVVLCSLIISSLLLPLITPGLKNLLHKHTQDEENEAVLALSKAAVEAIKIKMERLCEEANERERALCIEVANKLMDSFNQFIVSNHGTENEKLESILALTFERQLRYAALEGAHQELRTLRKARKINNTTMMKIISRLDLRQIALHSEHQTISSSLEKKIQGVKNIFSTQVD